A section of the Spirosoma pollinicola genome encodes:
- a CDS encoding aspartate aminotransferase family protein, translated as MAELFNVYPLYDIEPTRAQGSYLWDVDGTRYLDLYGGHAVISVGHTHPRYVTALTDQLNKISFYSNSVKIPQQQELADKLGALSDHPDYSLFLCNSGAEANENALKLASFHNGRTQVVAFTKSFHGRTAGAVAATDNASIVAPINYNKHVSFLPFNDATSVLTGITTETCAVIVEGIQGVGGIQVATDDFLQTLRRRCDETGAVLILDGVQCGYGRSGKFFSHQFSGIEADIISMAKGMGNGFPIGGILISPKFKASYGLLGTTFGGNHLACTAGIAVLDIMKDEGLLENATRMGNYFMDGIRQIGGYKDLRGRGLMIGIEYDFPVDALRKTLLFEHKQFTGVAGKTIIRLLPSLAIGVDEADQFLEALRMCLNTEQTEVATENTVK; from the coding sequence ATGGCTGAGCTTTTTAACGTTTATCCGCTATACGATATTGAACCTACCCGGGCACAGGGTAGCTACCTTTGGGATGTCGATGGAACCCGCTATCTCGATCTTTATGGTGGTCATGCGGTGATTTCTGTGGGGCATACGCACCCACGCTATGTGACAGCATTGACAGACCAACTGAATAAAATTTCGTTTTATTCCAACTCAGTCAAAATTCCGCAACAACAGGAATTAGCCGATAAATTGGGCGCTCTGTCGGATCATCCTGATTATTCCCTTTTTCTTTGTAATTCGGGGGCCGAGGCCAACGAAAACGCCCTGAAGCTGGCATCGTTTCATAATGGCCGGACGCAGGTGGTAGCCTTTACCAAATCGTTTCATGGCCGTACTGCCGGTGCCGTAGCGGCTACAGATAATGCGTCGATTGTTGCGCCCATAAACTACAACAAGCACGTTTCCTTTCTGCCTTTCAACGATGCTACTTCGGTTCTAACGGGTATCACTACCGAAACCTGCGCTGTCATTGTTGAAGGCATTCAGGGCGTTGGGGGTATACAGGTGGCTACCGACGATTTTTTGCAGACGCTCCGCCGTCGCTGTGATGAAACTGGCGCGGTGCTGATTCTGGATGGTGTTCAGTGCGGATATGGCCGGTCAGGTAAGTTTTTCTCGCACCAGTTTAGCGGCATCGAAGCGGATATTATCTCGATGGCTAAGGGTATGGGCAATGGCTTTCCTATTGGTGGCATCCTGATATCGCCCAAGTTCAAAGCCAGTTACGGACTGCTGGGCACGACCTTTGGAGGTAATCACCTGGCTTGTACGGCAGGTATTGCGGTGCTTGACATCATGAAAGACGAAGGGCTGCTGGAGAATGCCACGCGCATGGGTAACTATTTTATGGATGGTATTCGGCAGATTGGGGGCTATAAAGACCTGCGCGGTCGGGGCCTGATGATTGGTATCGAATATGATTTTCCGGTCGATGCACTCCGCAAGACGTTACTATTCGAGCACAAGCAGTTTACGGGTGTAGCCGGTAAAACGATTATCCGGTTGCTGCCTTCGCTGGCCATCGGCGTTGACGAAGCCGATCAGTTTCTGGAGGCTCTGCGTATGTGTTTGAACACGGAGCAGACGGAGGTTGCCACGGAGAACACGGTAAAATGA
- a CDS encoding GxxExxY protein, translated as MTKAGIFFERQKAMPIIYDELKLETGYRVDLFVEGKVIVELKAVEALNNVHFAQVMTYLRLANCRFGLLMNFNVSQLKVGIKRVENER; from the coding sequence ATGACAAAAGCCGGTATCTTTTTTGAGCGGCAAAAGGCAATGCCTATTATTTATGATGAATTAAAACTGGAAACTGGTTACCGTGTAGATTTATTTGTAGAGGGCAAAGTCATTGTTGAGCTAAAAGCTGTCGAAGCCCTAAATAATGTGCACTTTGCACAAGTCATGACATACCTCCGGCTGGCAAACTGTCGTTTTGGATTGCTGATGAATTTCAATGTGTCTCAGTTGAAGGTTGGAATTAAACGTGTTGAAAATGAACGTTAA
- a CDS encoding N-acetylornithine carbamoyltransferase, protein MTNFLSLADVTSIDDLIQSGLAAKANPFADQQLGKNKTIGLIFFNSSLRTRLSTQKAAQNLGMNVMMMNVGQDSWGLEMEEGVLMNGDKAEHVREAAAVMGRYCDIIGIRAFAELKDRDKDYREQVMHQFATYAKVPIVNLESATRHPLQSLADCITIEEAKLVTRPKVVLTWLPHFKPLPQAVANSFCEWMNARVQSGNVDFVVTHPKGYELAPEFVGDAPVIYDQSEAFAGADFIYGKNWSSYTQYGQVLTQDPSWAVTMDDLNLTNNGKFMHCLPVRRNLKVSDAVLDSPQSLVIEQAANREWSAQAVLKEILTNLG, encoded by the coding sequence ATGACCAATTTTCTCTCCCTCGCCGACGTCACCAGTATTGACGACCTCATTCAGTCCGGCCTGGCTGCCAAAGCCAACCCCTTTGCCGATCAACAGCTCGGCAAAAACAAAACTATTGGCCTTATCTTCTTTAACTCCAGTTTACGTACCCGGCTAAGTACACAAAAGGCGGCCCAAAATCTTGGTATGAATGTCATGATGATGAACGTCGGGCAGGATAGCTGGGGGCTGGAAATGGAGGAAGGCGTGCTCATGAATGGCGACAAAGCAGAGCACGTTCGCGAGGCAGCCGCTGTGATGGGCCGCTATTGCGACATCATCGGTATTCGCGCCTTTGCCGAACTGAAAGACCGCGACAAAGACTACCGGGAACAGGTGATGCATCAGTTTGCCACCTACGCCAAGGTGCCCATTGTAAACCTCGAATCAGCCACGCGTCACCCACTGCAATCACTGGCCGACTGCATTACAATTGAAGAGGCCAAACTGGTAACCCGCCCCAAGGTGGTGCTTACCTGGTTACCACATTTTAAGCCGTTGCCACAAGCCGTTGCCAATTCGTTTTGCGAATGGATGAATGCTCGTGTTCAGTCGGGAAACGTCGATTTTGTAGTGACCCACCCCAAAGGCTATGAACTAGCCCCCGAATTTGTTGGCGACGCTCCCGTAATCTACGACCAGAGCGAAGCATTTGCCGGTGCCGATTTTATTTATGGCAAAAACTGGTCGTCTTACACCCAGTATGGGCAGGTGCTTACACAAGACCCCTCCTGGGCAGTCACGATGGATGACCTGAACTTGACAAACAATGGAAAATTTATGCATTGTTTACCCGTTCGCCGTAACCTGAAAGTGTCCGATGCTGTATTGGATAGCCCACAATCGCTGGTTATCGAGCAAGCTGCCAATCGCGAATGGTCGGCGCAGGCAGTATTAAAAGAAATTTTAACGAATTTAGGTTAA
- the argB gene encoding acetylglutamate kinase — translation MDNLTVIKIGGNIIDDPAALKRFLTSFAGLAGSKLLVHGGGKIATQVAEKLGIQTVMVEGRRITDQPMLDVVTMVYGGLVNKQIVARLQALDVNAIGMTGADAGTVLAKKRPVKDIDYGMVGDIDEVDSGQIQFFLRQSLTPVFAPITYTSSGDLLNTNADTMASAIAVDMAHHNQVTLIYCFEKKGVLNDPADDNSVINELTPALYARNKAEGTINKGMIPKLDNAFKALGSGVSKVIICHADELAMAVQQGAGTTLKK, via the coding sequence ATGGATAACCTCACTGTAATAAAAATTGGCGGGAATATTATTGATGATCCAGCCGCACTGAAACGGTTTCTAACGTCTTTCGCTGGCCTGGCTGGTTCCAAGTTATTGGTACATGGCGGAGGTAAAATAGCCACACAGGTAGCCGAAAAATTAGGTATTCAAACGGTTATGGTTGAAGGCCGTCGCATAACCGACCAACCCATGCTCGATGTGGTCACGATGGTTTATGGTGGTCTGGTCAATAAGCAAATTGTAGCCCGGCTTCAGGCATTGGACGTGAATGCCATTGGCATGACCGGAGCCGATGCCGGAACGGTACTGGCTAAAAAACGCCCTGTTAAAGACATCGACTATGGTATGGTAGGCGATATTGACGAGGTAGATTCGGGGCAGATCCAGTTTTTTTTACGACAAAGCCTGACACCCGTTTTTGCGCCAATCACCTATACCAGTTCGGGCGACCTGCTGAATACAAATGCGGATACAATGGCGTCGGCTATTGCAGTCGATATGGCTCATCATAATCAGGTGACGCTAATCTATTGCTTTGAAAAAAAGGGCGTTCTCAATGACCCGGCAGACGATAACAGCGTCATCAACGAACTTACACCCGCGCTTTATGCCCGGAATAAGGCCGAGGGAACTATCAATAAAGGCATGATTCCCAAGCTGGACAATGCCTTTAAAGCGCTGGGAAGCGGTGTTTCTAAAGTTATCATCTGTCATGCCGACGAACTGGCGATGGCTGTGCAGCAGGGAGCTGGGACGACCTTAAAAAAATAA
- a CDS encoding C40 family peptidase: MMRKVLLTVVCIVSFGIVQAQTVPTETNKVSDVPTVTSNKVSFYEQIPLVHNVINFAKAHLSIRYRSGGTTTSGFDCSGFTRFCFNKFGISLPHSSAAQGNVGAAIEKESAQPGDLILFKGHSSGGNRIGHVGLITEVIGDRIKFIHSAWNGGVRYDYLSASYYQHRYMGIRRVAHLLTQK; encoded by the coding sequence ATGATGAGAAAAGTGCTCCTGACAGTAGTTTGTATTGTCTCGTTTGGCATCGTTCAAGCCCAAACCGTACCCACCGAAACAAACAAGGTATCTGACGTACCCACCGTAACGTCGAACAAAGTAAGTTTCTACGAGCAAATTCCGCTCGTTCATAATGTAATCAACTTCGCGAAGGCTCATCTTTCGATTCGGTATCGCTCCGGTGGTACGACAACGAGTGGTTTTGATTGTTCCGGTTTTACCCGCTTCTGCTTTAATAAGTTTGGCATCTCGTTACCACATTCAAGTGCGGCTCAGGGGAACGTTGGTGCTGCCATTGAAAAAGAATCGGCCCAACCCGGCGATTTGATTCTATTCAAAGGACACAGTTCAGGAGGCAATCGAATTGGTCATGTTGGCCTGATTACTGAAGTCATTGGTGACCGCATAAAATTCATTCATTCAGCCTGGAACGGGGGCGTTCGCTACGATTACCTGAGTGCGAGCTACTACCAGCATCGTTATATGGGTATTCGGCGTGTGGCGCATTTACTAACCCAAAAATAA
- a CDS encoding cytochrome B — protein MYSGLVHAHSGLRWIALILLIAAVVTAIGKWQGRSGYTDGNRKLYLFTLISVHTQLVLGLILLFISPKVDFSQMSDKFYRFYSVEHTTGMLIALVLITIGYSRSKRASDAIAKQRLVGIFYGLGLLLILASIPWPFRIAGAGWF, from the coding sequence ATGTATTCTGGATTAGTACACGCCCACTCGGGACTCCGCTGGATAGCTCTTATTTTACTCATAGCCGCCGTCGTTACAGCCATTGGCAAATGGCAGGGCCGCAGCGGTTATACAGATGGTAACCGAAAACTGTATCTGTTCACGCTGATCTCCGTGCATACCCAACTCGTGCTGGGCCTTATTCTATTGTTTATTAGCCCTAAAGTTGACTTCAGCCAGATGAGCGATAAATTCTATCGTTTCTATAGCGTAGAACATACAACCGGCATGTTAATAGCCCTTGTGCTGATCACAATCGGGTATTCCCGCTCGAAACGGGCTTCCGACGCGATAGCGAAACAACGCCTGGTGGGCATTTTTTACGGCTTAGGATTGCTGCTTATCTTGGCGTCAATTCCCTGGCCGTTCCGAATTGCTGGCGCAGGCTGGTTTTAA
- a CDS encoding DUF4286 family protein encodes MILYNTTYSVAEEVSSDWLRWMKRFFLPAVMATELPVGHRVLRLLTELENGGTTYSVQLDFNTMADYAAYQQYHADTLRQRIQHRFGNQFISFDTLLEEA; translated from the coding sequence ATGATTCTTTACAACACAACCTACAGCGTTGCCGAAGAGGTGTCGTCTGACTGGCTCCGCTGGATGAAACGCTTCTTTCTCCCAGCTGTCATGGCTACCGAACTGCCGGTTGGCCACAGGGTTTTACGGTTATTGACCGAACTGGAGAATGGCGGTACAACGTATTCCGTACAGCTTGATTTTAACACAATGGCCGACTACGCTGCCTACCAGCAATACCATGCCGACACCTTACGCCAACGTATTCAACACCGCTTTGGCAATCAGTTTATTTCATTCGATACCCTTCTGGAAGAAGCGTAA
- a CDS encoding efflux RND transporter permease subunit produces MGYQASKVKLSYELAKILPVTDPDFQRYEAFKSRFGQDGSVMVLAIETDSMYQLGFFNDWYALGQKIKHIEGIKDVVSNANLYNVIRDDSARTFRIKPLVPKPLTDQIGLDSLRSRIASLPFYRGLVTDSSGRAHLMAITFDQKVVNTKNRISLVRQVEAVADSFGRRHVLTSSVSSGSESTVHMSGMPYIRTEFTAKVSKEMFLFLGLAFLVTALILFYFFRSFTVVLAALAVVGIAVIWATGYIVLLGYDITLLTGLIPPLIIVIGVPNAVFLLNRYHEELNRKRSKEDALMIATSKVGETTFFANVTTSIGFFVFYFTGSPLLVQFGLVAALGIMTTYVVSLILIPIIFSYLAKPDAKQRGHLERKQVSGFLTWVDVLVHTRRTAIYAFIGIVTAISIVGALQINPIGYVVDDLPKNDPIYTDLKFIESKFKGVMPFEVSIDARRPGRVLTPQTLTKIKLLEREFSKYNEFTRPLSLVEAVKFFYQSYRGGDPKYYALPGALELSQLANYAPQLKGAKNAGGGLAFKAYLDSTFRYTRISFQMPDVGTVRTTQLLNELQPKADSIFNIDRATGKRVAADEQYEVNITGNSVVFTRGNDYLLTNLAESTVLAILLVSVILIILLRDIRLSLIAILPSVVPLIVTAGIMGFCDIHLKPSTILIFSIAFGISSDGTIYFITKYRDELRNKLTGLNLAVSETIRYTGISMFYTAMILFAGFAIFAASTFQGTVALGILVSITLLMGMASNLILLPAFLLTVDKQRNRKRLKKAAQNAQN; encoded by the coding sequence ATGGGGTATCAAGCCAGTAAAGTCAAACTCTCCTACGAACTCGCCAAGATTCTACCGGTTACCGATCCCGATTTTCAGCGATACGAAGCGTTCAAATCACGTTTTGGGCAGGATGGCAGCGTAATGGTGCTGGCCATTGAAACAGACAGCATGTATCAGCTTGGGTTCTTCAACGACTGGTATGCACTGGGTCAAAAAATCAAGCACATCGAGGGAATAAAAGATGTTGTGTCGAATGCGAATCTATATAATGTTATTCGTGACGACTCGGCTCGCACGTTTCGTATTAAGCCCCTGGTACCCAAACCCCTTACCGACCAGATTGGGTTAGACAGTCTCCGTTCACGCATTGCCTCCCTACCCTTCTATCGGGGACTGGTAACCGACAGTAGTGGCCGGGCGCACCTCATGGCCATCACTTTCGATCAGAAGGTGGTAAACACCAAAAACCGGATTTCGCTGGTTCGACAGGTAGAAGCCGTCGCCGATTCGTTTGGCCGTCGGCACGTATTGACCAGTTCTGTTTCTTCGGGCTCTGAGAGTACGGTACACATGTCTGGAATGCCTTATATCCGAACGGAGTTTACGGCTAAAGTCAGCAAAGAAATGTTTTTGTTTCTGGGGTTGGCATTCCTGGTGACCGCGCTGATTTTATTTTATTTTTTCCGGTCATTTACTGTTGTGCTGGCAGCACTGGCTGTAGTAGGGATCGCTGTAATTTGGGCTACAGGCTACATTGTTCTGTTAGGCTATGACATTACGCTGCTTACGGGGTTGATTCCCCCACTGATTATCGTGATTGGGGTACCAAATGCAGTTTTCCTGCTGAATCGTTACCACGAAGAACTGAACCGCAAGCGTAGTAAAGAGGACGCGTTGATGATTGCCACCAGCAAAGTGGGTGAAACGACTTTCTTCGCTAACGTCACGACGAGTATTGGTTTTTTTGTATTCTACTTCACGGGAAGCCCTCTCCTGGTGCAATTTGGTCTGGTCGCTGCCTTAGGAATTATGACAACCTATGTAGTATCGCTTATTCTGATACCCATTATTTTTAGCTACCTCGCAAAGCCTGACGCAAAACAACGCGGTCATTTAGAACGTAAGCAGGTAAGTGGTTTCCTGACATGGGTTGATGTCCTGGTACACACTCGCCGAACAGCCATTTATGCATTTATTGGCATAGTAACAGCGATTTCTATTGTGGGTGCCCTCCAGATTAACCCTATTGGCTACGTTGTCGATGACTTACCCAAAAACGACCCAATTTATACCGATCTAAAATTCATCGAGAGCAAGTTTAAGGGGGTGATGCCCTTCGAGGTGAGTATCGATGCCAGACGTCCTGGCCGGGTGTTAACTCCGCAAACTCTGACAAAAATCAAATTGCTTGAACGCGAATTCAGTAAATACAATGAGTTTACGCGTCCCCTCTCGCTGGTTGAAGCGGTAAAGTTCTTTTATCAATCCTATCGCGGGGGCGATCCAAAATACTATGCCCTGCCGGGTGCCCTGGAACTTAGCCAACTGGCAAACTATGCTCCCCAACTCAAAGGGGCTAAAAATGCCGGTGGTGGCCTGGCATTCAAAGCTTACTTAGACAGCACATTTCGGTATACCCGTATTAGTTTCCAGATGCCCGATGTAGGCACGGTTCGCACAACACAACTGCTGAATGAGCTCCAGCCGAAAGCCGATTCGATTTTTAATATCGACCGGGCAACCGGGAAACGCGTAGCCGCCGATGAACAGTATGAAGTGAATATCACCGGCAACAGTGTGGTTTTCACACGAGGCAACGATTACCTGCTAACGAACCTCGCCGAAAGCACAGTACTGGCAATTTTGCTGGTGTCTGTCATTCTCATTATTCTGCTGCGCGACATCCGATTGAGCCTGATTGCGATTCTGCCGAGTGTAGTGCCGCTGATCGTTACCGCCGGGATTATGGGTTTTTGCGATATTCACCTAAAACCTTCTACCATTCTGATTTTCAGTATCGCCTTTGGCATCTCGTCGGATGGTACGATCTATTTCATCACCAAATACCGGGACGAACTACGAAACAAATTGACAGGGCTTAATCTGGCGGTTTCCGAAACGATTCGGTATACCGGTATCAGCATGTTCTATACGGCCATGATTCTGTTTGCGGGCTTTGCCATTTTTGCGGCATCGACTTTTCAGGGGACAGTGGCCCTTGGCATTCTGGTTTCTATCACGCTGCTGATGGGCATGGCGTCGAACCTGATTCTGCTTCCCGCATTTTTATTGACAGTTGACAAACAGCGCAACCGGAAAAGACTCAAAAAAGCGGCACAGAACGCCCAGAATTAA
- a CDS encoding IS701 family transposase, protein MQTTLDLYTDYLLSSFGQTTATGLSRLTDGAVGHDAVTDLLNRLQGDNRTLWQHVKPLIRQIQEPDGLLLTDDSIAHKPHSDENGLVTTHYDHTSGQYVRGINFVSLLYQTSQGQCPLSFEPVIKTQQCERKTRQVVWRSERTKHQMFQDMVRQAHQNSVPFRYVLADSWYTNSDNINLVLSLKHHYLGAVKSNLEVALSKHDRANGKFVKISSLKLQPGTVLTVFIRSVASPVAICDDIFPNKDGSVGELHLLTTDVTMTYQQLLTTYQKRWGIEEYHKSLKQNASLEKSPTRTHRTQANHLFASICAYVKLERLRLRSATNHFALKGRLYLKAMQAAFAELNSLKNQLSQKPTMELA, encoded by the coding sequence ATGCAGACTACACTTGATCTCTATACCGACTATCTACTCAGTAGCTTTGGACAAACCACCGCTACCGGACTTTCCCGCTTAACCGACGGGGCAGTTGGCCACGATGCGGTCACGGATTTGCTCAATCGACTTCAAGGCGATAATCGGACCCTATGGCAACATGTCAAACCCCTAATCCGCCAAATTCAGGAACCTGACGGGCTTTTGTTGACCGATGACAGCATCGCTCACAAGCCACATAGTGATGAAAATGGACTGGTGACCACCCACTATGACCATACGAGTGGGCAATATGTGCGAGGCATCAACTTTGTCAGCCTACTCTATCAAACCAGCCAAGGCCAGTGTCCACTCAGTTTTGAGCCCGTCATTAAAACGCAGCAGTGCGAACGGAAAACGCGCCAAGTAGTCTGGCGATCAGAGCGCACCAAACACCAGATGTTTCAGGATATGGTGCGGCAGGCCCATCAAAACTCGGTTCCCTTTCGCTATGTGCTGGCCGATTCATGGTACACTAATTCGGACAACATTAACTTGGTGCTGAGTTTAAAGCACCATTACTTAGGTGCCGTTAAGTCCAACCTCGAAGTTGCCCTCTCCAAACACGACCGGGCTAATGGTAAATTCGTCAAAATCAGTAGCTTGAAACTCCAGCCAGGCACCGTCCTAACCGTCTTCATTCGCTCGGTGGCAAGCCCCGTGGCGATCTGTGACGACATCTTTCCCAACAAAGATGGGTCAGTCGGTGAACTGCACTTGCTGACCACCGATGTGACGATGACTTACCAACAACTCCTGACAACTTACCAAAAACGGTGGGGCATCGAGGAGTACCACAAATCACTCAAACAGAATGCGTCGCTGGAGAAATCTCCTACGCGCACCCACCGTACTCAAGCTAACCATCTGTTTGCCAGTATCTGCGCCTACGTCAAGTTAGAGCGTTTGCGGCTGAGATCTGCCACCAATCACTTTGCCTTGAAAGGGCGGTTATATCTCAAAGCCATGCAAGCGGCTTTTGCCGAATTAAACAGCCTGAAAAATCAACTTAGCCAAAAGCCAACAATGGAGTTGGCGTAA
- a CDS encoding NAD(P)H-dependent oxidoreductase → MELLDAMSWRYAAKKMTGAKVPAEKIDTILESIRLSASSVGLQPYTVIVIENHELKGKIHELACPQPQIVESSHLLVFASWTGLEASQIDTYIQLIANTRGVTVESLTPFADSIKGNILSRTVESRDNWTARQAYIALGSALIAAATEHVDATPIEGFNANALNELLDLPAKGLQSVALLALGYRDEERDFLSKAPKVRRAKEDLFIELA, encoded by the coding sequence ATGGAATTATTAGACGCAATGAGCTGGCGGTATGCCGCCAAAAAGATGACCGGGGCAAAAGTCCCAGCCGAAAAAATTGACACGATTCTCGAATCGATTCGCTTATCGGCATCGTCGGTGGGTCTGCAACCCTATACGGTTATCGTGATCGAGAACCACGAGTTGAAAGGCAAAATTCACGAGTTGGCCTGTCCGCAACCACAAATTGTCGAAAGCTCTCATTTGCTGGTTTTTGCCTCATGGACAGGTCTGGAAGCGAGCCAGATCGACACATACATTCAACTGATCGCCAACACGCGGGGCGTTACAGTCGAATCGCTGACTCCCTTTGCTGATTCGATTAAAGGAAACATATTAAGCAGAACCGTCGAAAGCCGGGATAACTGGACAGCCCGTCAGGCATACATCGCCTTGGGTTCAGCCCTGATTGCTGCTGCCACCGAACACGTTGATGCAACGCCTATAGAAGGTTTCAACGCCAACGCCCTCAACGAGCTTCTGGACTTGCCAGCCAAAGGTTTACAAAGCGTTGCATTGCTCGCATTAGGCTATCGGGACGAAGAGCGGGACTTCCTGTCTAAAGCGCCTAAAGTACGTCGCGCCAAAGAAGACCTCTTCATTGAGTTGGCATAA
- a CDS encoding LacI family DNA-binding transcriptional regulator — MKNTPVTIKDIARSLNISISTVSRALRGLPEIHPDTRNAVVKLAEELDYQPNQLAKNLAKSRTKTIGVIVPNLSYHFFSAMLNSIEEAALQAGYSVLVCQSNESYLREITNIQNLQRSQVEGFIISLSRDTDNYEHVERLARKNVPLVLFDRYAESIDVSKVIVDNEAAAFKATEHLIENGCQRIGFLAGPARLLLSNQRIKGYQAALAKHNLLVGDQYVLHCDYTQENAIMQTLAMTSLPQPPDGIVTISDRVAFPAIYAMKQKGLHIPDDVAVVSFNNEPVSAFFSPALSSISQPIQEMGAETVKLLLKQLDATVNPIPRETKIMETQLIVRASSLRTQ; from the coding sequence ATGAAGAATACACCCGTAACCATTAAAGATATAGCGCGTTCGCTGAACATCTCTATCTCCACAGTATCTCGTGCATTACGCGGCCTGCCGGAGATTCATCCAGACACCCGTAATGCCGTTGTTAAGCTGGCCGAAGAACTGGATTATCAGCCCAATCAACTAGCCAAGAATCTGGCAAAAAGCCGCACCAAGACGATTGGCGTGATTGTACCGAATCTCAGCTATCACTTCTTCTCGGCCATGCTAAATAGCATCGAGGAAGCCGCGCTTCAGGCTGGCTACAGTGTGCTGGTTTGCCAATCGAATGAATCATATCTGCGCGAAATTACCAATATCCAGAATTTACAACGAAGTCAGGTAGAGGGGTTTATCATATCACTTTCGCGCGATACCGACAACTATGAGCACGTTGAGCGACTGGCACGTAAGAATGTTCCCTTAGTGCTGTTCGACCGGTATGCCGAAAGTATCGATGTGTCGAAAGTTATTGTCGATAATGAGGCCGCAGCCTTTAAAGCAACCGAACATTTAATCGAAAATGGCTGCCAGCGAATTGGCTTCCTGGCGGGTCCTGCCCGATTATTATTGAGCAATCAGCGAATAAAAGGCTATCAGGCCGCACTCGCCAAACATAACCTGCTGGTAGGCGATCAATATGTGTTACACTGCGACTACACGCAGGAAAACGCCATCATGCAAACACTGGCTATGACGAGTTTACCACAACCACCCGATGGGATCGTTACGATTAGTGATCGGGTCGCCTTTCCGGCCATCTACGCCATGAAGCAAAAAGGTCTCCACATTCCCGATGATGTTGCGGTCGTAAGTTTTAACAACGAACCGGTATCTGCCTTTTTCTCACCGGCGCTGAGCAGCATAAGCCAGCCCATTCAGGAAATGGGCGCCGAAACCGTGAAGCTCCTTCTCAAACAATTAGACGCCACCGTAAACCCAATTCCAAGAGAAACTAAAATTATGGAAACCCAGCTCATTGTGCGGGCATCATCGCTTCGAACACAGTAG
- a CDS encoding AraC family transcriptional regulator, with protein MKPLLFRVPTIDDRSFRIEQDSAPHFYGHLHFHPEIQLTLIKQGEGTLIVGDKIDRFCQYDILLLGANLPHVLRSDPGYLELDGAPLASLITVLFRPEHLEATMLSLPETKHLKFLFQEAQHGVRLRCGVRNAVTEQLEGMPQQRPFEQLMSLLTLLDNLATNTDREILSATAFARPQRPDDQRRLEQVFSYIFQQYASPIALDDVANVANLTPGAFCRFFRQHTRKTFSQVLNEVRIEHACRYLRESESTISQIAFTCGYTNLSNFNRQFKETVGMPPGDYIRSYRM; from the coding sequence ATGAAGCCGCTGCTTTTTCGGGTTCCGACAATAGATGATCGCTCATTTCGGATTGAGCAGGATAGTGCTCCTCATTTTTACGGGCACTTGCACTTTCATCCAGAAATACAGCTGACACTCATCAAACAGGGTGAAGGTACGTTAATTGTTGGGGATAAAATTGACCGGTTTTGTCAATACGACATTTTATTGCTGGGGGCAAATTTGCCTCACGTTCTGCGAAGTGACCCCGGTTACCTTGAGCTTGATGGTGCTCCATTGGCCAGCTTGATAACGGTGCTGTTCCGACCGGAGCATCTGGAAGCCACAATGTTGAGTTTGCCGGAAACAAAGCATCTGAAGTTTCTATTTCAGGAAGCGCAGCATGGTGTCCGGCTTCGTTGTGGTGTCCGAAACGCCGTTACAGAACAACTGGAAGGTATGCCCCAGCAACGGCCATTTGAGCAGTTGATGAGTTTACTGACGTTATTAGATAATCTGGCGACGAACACTGACCGGGAAATTCTATCGGCTACAGCCTTTGCACGACCACAACGCCCGGACGATCAGCGTCGGTTGGAGCAGGTTTTTTCCTACATATTTCAGCAATATGCGTCGCCTATTGCGCTGGATGATGTCGCCAACGTGGCGAATCTGACGCCCGGTGCGTTCTGCCGCTTTTTTCGGCAACATACCCGTAAAACGTTTTCACAAGTACTCAATGAGGTTCGTATCGAACATGCTTGCCGGTATCTGCGCGAATCAGAATCAACTATCAGCCAGATTGCCTTCACTTGCGGCTACACGAATCTGTCAAATTTCAATCGACAGTTTAAAGAAACTGTGGGAATGCCACCGGGTGACTATATCCGAAGCTATCGGATGTGA